From the Jilunia laotingensis genome, the window GGCCTCCTTTATAGCTTGTTTTCCCCAGATTTTGTTTGCGATGTCCTTCTCGAGGTTGTAATTCATATTATATCTGGGAGGGATGTAGTAAGTTTTTCCTTTTTGGCAGATATAATTGAGGGCATCTTGGTCGGGTGCGCCGATCAGAAGATAGTTTGTTTCAACGAACCGACTGATTATTTCCGGAAGTTGAATTTGACGGAGTTCTTTCAAGTTAAGCAATGTGACTCCAGCATTGAAATAGCAATGTTCTTCTTCTATGCCCATCGCTTTTTGGTATCCTATGTCGTATGCGGTGGCAGAATCTTTAGCAGCGGCTAAGTAATAACCGGTTATATCGGTCGAATACAATTCGGTAAGATCATCATTGACAATAACATCTCCGTCTAGGTATAAGATTTTGTCCAAATCAGGGAGTACGGTGGGAAGGCAAAGCCGGAGCAATGTGGCTTTGCCATGTCTTGTCTCAGGAAAATCGGCTAACTGATCCGGATTTATCTCCAATGGGATAAATTTGCCACGGTGTTTGGTGGTAAACGCTGAAAGAAATTCCAACTTCTCCTGTTCCATTGTTCCGGTCATGTAAAGGAGATAGAATGAAATAGTCGATTTGCGGCTATTATCAAAAATGGATTGCAATACCACCGTCACGGGGATCAGATAGTTGGAATCGGCTGCTATGGCAATATGAATTTCTT encodes:
- a CDS encoding glycosyltransferase family 8 protein; its protein translation is MKEIHIAIAADSNYLIPVTVVLQSIFDNSRKSTISFYLLYMTGTMEQEKLEFLSAFTTKHRGKFIPLEINPDQLADFPETRHGKATLLRLCLPTVLPDLDKILYLDGDVIVNDDLTELYSTDITGYYLAAAKDSATAYDIGYQKAMGIEEEHCYFNAGVTLLNLKELRQIQLPEIISRFVETNYLLIGAPDQDALNYICQKGKTYYIPPRYNMNYNLEKDIANKIWGKQAIKEAKQNPAIIHYIGPIKPWSILSTHPQGKLWWAYLRRTPFAGFRPKDATLKNRLRKVYLSLTKPIEAQFSLKSKQQIGKLIPSALKKHIKKSLLKPQPKQ